A region of Xylocopa sonorina isolate GNS202 chromosome 13, iyXylSono1_principal, whole genome shotgun sequence DNA encodes the following proteins:
- the LOC143430112 gene encoding uncharacterized protein LOC143430112 — MVATTRPRDIEIDKPSHTEQLANWISRVRCKKLMCRRNRKRDLRVEAVLTCALSKAEHELRSKQLSRISKWQQFKKQFLKDTDYPNYEFYNDEDMKNSELYQENNPWQGPLCPELSSLDNFMSKLREIKVPLQR; from the coding sequence ATGGTGGCCACAACGAGACCTCGAGATATTGAAATCGACAAGCCAAGTCATACCGAACAATTAGCCAATTGGATTAGTAGAGTTCGTTGTAAGAAACTAATGTGTCGTCGAAATCGTAAACGTGATTTACGTGTTGAAGCAGTGTTGACGTGTGCTCTTTCTAAAGCCGAACACGAATTACGCAGCAAGCAATTATCTAGAATCTCAAAATGgcagcaatttaagaagcaattcttAAAGGATACAGATTATCCGAATTACGAATTCTACAATGATGAGGACATGAAAAACTCGGAGCTATATCAAGAGAACAATCCTTGGCAAGGTCCTTTGTGTCCTGAATTGAGCAGTTTGGACAATTTCATGTCTAAATTGAGGGAAATCAAAGTACCACTGCAGCGGTGA